The following are encoded in a window of Sminthopsis crassicaudata isolate SCR6 chromosome 3, ASM4859323v1, whole genome shotgun sequence genomic DNA:
- the TMBIM1 gene encoding protein lifeguard 3 yields the protein MSNPSAPPPYEDRNPLYPPPPPGGYPGGYPAYPQPGFGHPAGYPQPMPPIHPMPMNFGRSEVYGGAEPAASDSFGTGDWEDKKVRHRFIQKVYAIISLQLLITVAIIAIFTFSDPVRAFVRKNVAVYYASYAVFLATYLTLVCCQGPRRRFPWNIILLTIFTLAMSFMTGCIASMYSTKAVLLAMIITAIVTIAVTIFCFQTKVDFTSCAGLFCVLGIVLTVTGIITAIVLAFKYIYWLHMLYAALGAIAFTLFLAYDTQLVLGNRKHTISPEEYITGALQIYTDIIYIFTFVLQLLGDHN from the exons ATGTCAAACCCCAGTGCTCCACCTCCATATGAAGACCGAAACCCCCTttatcctcctcctccaccaGGAGGATACCCTGGGGGTTACCCAGCCTACCCCCAACCTGGTTTTGGACACCCAGCTGGCTATCCTCAGCCGATGCCCCCCATCCATCCAATGCCCATGAATTTTG GCAGATCTGAAGTCTATGGCGGGGCAGAACCCGCAGCAAGTGACAGCTTTGGGACTGGAGACTGGGAGGACAAGAAGGTCCGACACCGCTTCATCCAGAAG GTTTATGCCATCATCTCATTACAGTTGCTCATCACCGTGGCCATCATTGCTATCTTCACCTTTTC GGATCCAGTTCGTGCCTTTGTGAGGAAGAATGTGGCTGTCTACTATGCTTCCTA CGCTGTCTTCCTGGCCACTTACCTGACCCTTGTCTGCTGCCAGGGACCCAG GCGCCGCTTCCCATGGAACATCATCTTGTTGACCATCTTT ACCTTAGCAATGAGCTTCATGACTGGTTGCATAGCCAG TATGTATAGCACGAAAGCAGTCCTCTTGGCCATGATTATCACTGCCATTGTCACCATTGCCGTTACCATATTCTGCTTCCAGACCAAG GTGGACTTCACATCTTGTGCTGGACTCTTCTGTGTGCTTGGGATTGTGTTGACTGTGACTGGGATTATCACTGCTATTGTGCTGGCTTTCAAATAT ATATACTGGCTCCACATGCTGTATGCGGCGCTCGGGGCTATTGCTTTTACTCTG TTTTTGGCCTATGACACCCAGCTGGTATTGGGAAACAGGAAGCACACCATCAGCCCAGAAGAATACATCACAGGTGCCCTGCAAATCTACACGGACATCATCTACATCTTCACCTTCGTGCTGCAGCTTCTGGGGGATCACAACTAA